One Alligator mississippiensis isolate rAllMis1 chromosome 1, rAllMis1, whole genome shotgun sequence genomic window carries:
- the RTN4 gene encoding reticulon-4 isoform X4 translates to MDSQPSNWKDKVVDLLYWRDIKKTGVVFGASLFLLLSLTVFSIVSVTAYIALALLSVTISFRIYKGVIHAIQKSDEGHPFRAYLESDVAVSEELVQKYSNVVLGHVNGTVKELRRLFLVDDLVDSLKFAVLMWVFTYVGALFNGLTLLILALISLFSVPVIYERHQAQIDHYLGLVNKNVKDAMAKIQAKIPGLKRKTE, encoded by the exons TTGTTGACCTCCTTTACTGGCGAGACATTAAGAAGACAGGAGTGGTGTTTGGTGCCAGCTTGTTCCTGCTCCTTTCATTAACAGTATTCAGCATCGTGAGTGTGACAGCTTACATTGCCTTGGCCCTGCTTTCTGTGACGATCAGCTTTAGGATATACAAGGGAGTTATCCATGCAATCCAAAAGTCTGATGAAGGCCACCCATTTAG GGCTTACTTGGAGTCTGATGTTGCTGTGTCTGAGGAGCTTGTTCAGAAGTACAGCAATGTTGTGCTTGGTCACGTTAACGGCACAGTAAAGGAGCTGAGACGCCTCTTCCTAGTCGATGACTTAGTTGATTCTCTGAAG TTTGCAGTGTTGATGTGGGTGTTCACGTATGTTGGCGCCTTGTTTAATGGTCTGACATTGCTGATACTGG CTTTGATTTCACTCTTCAGCGTTCCTGTTATTTATGAAAGACATCAG GCCCAAATTGACCACTATTTGGGACTTGTGAACAAAAATGTCAAAGATGCGATGGCCAA GATCCAAGCTAAGATTCCTGGATTGAAGCGTAAAACCgagtaa
- the RTN4 gene encoding reticulon-4 isoform X5: MDAKIVVDLLYWRDIKKTGVVFGASLFLLLSLTVFSIVSVTAYIALALLSVTISFRIYKGVIHAIQKSDEGHPFRAYLESDVAVSEELVQKYSNVVLGHVNGTVKELRRLFLVDDLVDSLKFAVLMWVFTYVGALFNGLTLLILALISLFSVPVIYERHQAQIDHYLGLVNKNVKDAMAKIQAKIPGLKRKTE, encoded by the exons ATGGATGCCAAAATTG TTGTTGACCTCCTTTACTGGCGAGACATTAAGAAGACAGGAGTGGTGTTTGGTGCCAGCTTGTTCCTGCTCCTTTCATTAACAGTATTCAGCATCGTGAGTGTGACAGCTTACATTGCCTTGGCCCTGCTTTCTGTGACGATCAGCTTTAGGATATACAAGGGAGTTATCCATGCAATCCAAAAGTCTGATGAAGGCCACCCATTTAG GGCTTACTTGGAGTCTGATGTTGCTGTGTCTGAGGAGCTTGTTCAGAAGTACAGCAATGTTGTGCTTGGTCACGTTAACGGCACAGTAAAGGAGCTGAGACGCCTCTTCCTAGTCGATGACTTAGTTGATTCTCTGAAG TTTGCAGTGTTGATGTGGGTGTTCACGTATGTTGGCGCCTTGTTTAATGGTCTGACATTGCTGATACTGG CTTTGATTTCACTCTTCAGCGTTCCTGTTATTTATGAAAGACATCAG GCCCAAATTGACCACTATTTGGGACTTGTGAACAAAAATGTCAAAGATGCGATGGCCAA GATCCAAGCTAAGATTCCTGGATTGAAGCGTAAAACCgagtaa